One Augochlora pura isolate Apur16 chromosome 10, APUR_v2.2.1, whole genome shotgun sequence DNA window includes the following coding sequences:
- the Msbp gene encoding membrane steroid binding protein, with translation MAEKNDSPGSTSTSIDQQGHQLILSFIAEIIKSPINLVLVSVITVLVYKIVKRKTKTEMPVQEKKPLSKMRRDFTVQELKQYKGTGPDGRILIAVNGNIYDVTRRSQFYGPGGPYEAFAGHDASRGLATFSLETKEEYDDLSDLNITEMNSVREWEEQMKETYDYVGKLLKPGEAHTNYSDEEDEGSQQEAESKVEQQESGTKSDNQGSETMSKND, from the exons ATGGCGGAAAAGAATGACTCGCCGGGTTCCACATCTACTTCCATCGACCAACAGGGTCACCAACTTATATTGAGTTTTATCGCGGAAATCATAAAGAGCCCAATAAATCTTGTTCTTGTGAGCGTGATCACCGTGCtggtttataaaattgtcaaaaggAAGACGAAGACTGAGATGCCCGTGCAAGAAAAAAAACCATTATCCAAGATGAGACGCGATTTTACTGTGCAAGAATTAAAACAGTACAAAGGCACCGGACCAGACGGACGAATATTGATTGCTGTCAACGGGAATATTTACGATGTCACCAGGAGGTCCCAGTTCTATGGTCCCG GTGGTCCATATGAAGCATTTGCTGGACATGATGCCAGTAGAGGACTAGCTACATTTTCACTAGAAACAAAAGAGGAATACGATGATCTCAGTGATTTAAACATTACAGAGATGAATTCTGTCAGGGAATGGGAAGAGCAAATGAAAG aaacttATGATTATGTGGGGAAACTTTTGAAACCTGGAGAAGCACATACAAATTACTCTGATGAAGAAGATGAAGGTAGTCAACAAGAGGCTGAATCAAAAGTAGAGCAGCAGGAAAGCGGAACAAAGTCTGATAATCAGGGTAGTGAAACAATGTCCAAGAATGATTGA